A portion of the Bacillus thuringiensis genome contains these proteins:
- a CDS encoding NUDIX hydrolase, protein MGYIEELREVVGSRPLNLAGVAVAVFNEQGQILLQQRRHGMWGVPGGFVELGESIEAAGRREVLEETGIEIGTLQLATVFSGKEFFMKLPNGDEFYPITIAYLCKDITGGLLKADGVESLHVQFFNLNELPQNISPFIKKLIEQNIVSV, encoded by the coding sequence ATGGGATATATTGAAGAACTAAGAGAAGTTGTTGGATCAAGACCGCTTAATTTAGCAGGCGTTGCGGTAGCTGTTTTCAATGAACAAGGACAAATACTACTACAACAAAGGCGACATGGCATGTGGGGCGTTCCAGGAGGTTTTGTGGAACTTGGTGAATCTATAGAAGCAGCCGGAAGACGAGAAGTACTTGAAGAAACCGGAATCGAAATTGGTACACTTCAGCTAGCAACTGTATTTTCAGGTAAAGAATTTTTTATGAAATTACCGAACGGAGATGAATTTTACCCTATAACAATCGCTTACCTTTGCAAAGATATTACAGGTGGCTTGCTAAAAGCTGATGGAGTCGAATCATTACATGTACAATTTTTTAATTTAAATGAGCTACCACAAAATATTAGCCCATTCATAAAAAAATTAATTGAGCAAAATATCGTCTCAGTTTAA